The nucleotide sequence TCGTACCGTGCGGCGCCACCATGCCCTGCGGGTCGGCGCACTGAAACACAGGGAAGCCGTAGTGTTCTCGTGcgtgctcctgcagcgccatcaaATCGACCGAGTACTCGACAGGCACATCAAACGGATTTGTTGCCGTGATAAACTGCAGCGGAGGCTCCATGTCACCCAGGGCGACTGGCATCAACTCGTACACCTTCTGGTGATGGAAGTTCAACGCGCGTACCTCAGCAGGCAGCGTGCGTCCCTCCAGCACCACGGCGACGCGCCGCCCACCGCGGCCaacccgcagcagcatcggtAGTCGATGCACGCCCACCTCATCGTGCACGTAACGCACCTCGAGCTGAATTGTCTGCCCAACATCAATGCTgccgtgctgcggcgccaccgtcacGAGTCCGTGATCAATGATGTAGTGCAGGCTTGCCAGCTCTGCGTTATCCAGGCACCAGCGCTCGGTGTTTGCCTCATGCTGTGTTGGCAGCATCACATCGAACGGCGCAGGGCAGTCGCCGGTGTTCTGGAGGCTCACCGTGAGACATACGCTGCAGTCACCTTTGTGTGCAACGCCAAGATCCATAGAAATCGGGTCCAATCCGCTAACGTAGTGCTGGAACGAGGCGTTCACACCGTTGCTTCTGTCCCcaggctctgcagcagccgtaGCGAGCTGTGCATTGATGGCGTTGAGGCTGAGCTGCTGCCATGCCAGCGGACGCGGCACGCCAGGGAAATCAACGTCCACCACCTGCACTGCTGGGTGTGCGGCCCGCAGAcgccagcggcagtggggGTGTCGTTCAGCCTCCTCTGCGGTTGGCGCGTCTTGCACGTCCGCCACGATTGTGGACAAGCCGCTAACGATGGCATAGACGATGAACTCAGTCAAGCCTGGTGCaggctgcgccgccacgagcactgttgtgtgcgtgcgcgccggTAGGACACCACGACTGTTGTGAAGACGCGGCACCACTGTTGCAGCACCTCCGGGCTTGCCAGAGTGCACCAACATGGCGCGCACATCGTACTGCACATCGCAGTAGCCGCTGTTGTAGAGCGTGAGGGcggcctgctgctctcgcgTGTCAGCGGCCTCACCAATGTCGATGATTCGCGGCTCCACCTCGACGTTAGCGTAGACTCCTtcgccgcgcacgcgcagctgctgacggtactgcagctgcatcgtgCTCGGCGCTGCGGCCTCCTCGGTACCGTCCTGCACGTACAACTGTAGAAAGCCGTCGAACACACGAGGCTGCTGTGGGCTAAAGAAGAGCGTTACGGGGAGCCGCGCGCCACCGGGCACCACCCCCCGCACAGGTTCCATTCGAAGCACCCCGAGAAGCTCCGTTGACGTGTCGAAGCGGAACTCAACTGGCAGTGCCGTAGGGTTGCGCACCCaggcgcggtgctgcgcttCGCCTGAGATGCAACACGGCGGTAATGAAAGCCTGCTCAGCGGCGTCGTCACGCCCTCGCCAGCCTGGCGCCACTGTAGCTGCGGTAGGCACACCTcaccaaagagagaaaggtaCGTGGTGCCTGCGGCAGatgagagagcagcggcagaggtggtggaggtggcggaaTGTGGCAGGTTTTCATCCCACAGAATCCTCGCAGTTGCAGCGTACTGCGCCATGGCGCTGGGGCTGAATTTCACGACAAGCAGCTGGCGGCTCAGAGCTGGCACCACCCCGGCGGCCGGGTATACTGAGAACACACCCTCGCCCGCCTCACCGGCTTCTTGCTGCTCCGCTCTTGCCGctaccgcagctgctgaggcttctctctccggtGTCACAAGTGCCGTGTTCGGTGGCGCAACGACTGCACTGACCTGCTTGAGCATGATACCGGCCACCTTGTAGTGCACCGGCGTAGCAGCCTCATTGTGGAATGCTATCACTTGGTAGGAGGAGCCGCCGAGGCGGCACGCCGGCAGAGAGACCTGACGCGCGTAGCTGATCTGGTTGGAtgtgcactgctgcgacggcgactTCTGCTTGGCTGAAGTGAGGACGTCAATGCTGGCGCTCGTGCAGGTCACCGTGAAGCACTGCGGCGGCAGTACGCACGCATCCGGCGCCAAGTAGAAGGCGGACATAGACTCATAGTTCACATAGCACTCCAGCGTGCAGGCGGGCGGCAGCTCGTCGCTCACAGAGCTGTTGCACTGGAGTTGAAAGACGGCAGAGCCGTGCGGGGGGACAGCTTGTTGCGTGGGCGCTATCATGTACGGGCACATATGCGGGGCGGGCAGACTCCAGGTAGCCACAGCGGTCACACTGGATGTATTCATCACTGTCACCAGGTGTCCACGCGAGTCGCTGCCGAttctgccaccaccgccaaaCGTGTAGAGAGGCTTTGCGTCGACCCCAAAAGGTGTGTCGATGGCAACGCTGCCGTTGGCCGTCTCCAAGCTACTCAGCGGGAAACGCATTTTGCGTTTTGCCCCACGTATGACAACGCCTGGGCTGCGGACGTCTTCCTCGATACGTCGCCAAATGTCCAGCGTCGAGGCAGGCACAGAGTTGTGCTGGCCGTTCTTCTGCAAGCTGTCTATCGACTCGTCccctgcggctgccgccgcggcgatgcTCGCAAGTTCCTCCGGGGTAAGCAGCCCCAAGCCTCGCTCCATCCGCAGACGCGCCGCCTCGACGTCCGCGAGAGTCAACGTCGGCGGCCGCAGAGCACTAGTGTAGGCACTGCCGAGTACATCGACCCCTACCACATCCTTCGCACCCTCGATGAGCAGGTACAGGCGACGGTAGTACAGGATGGGGTGCGTGGGCTGGAAGGTGATGGCTACCTGCAGGCTTGACTGCGCTGCAACGACACCGCTGTGAGGTACTACAGTAAAGGCTGCTCCAGGCAACGTGTTCATCCACGTGAAGGGGGCGTCCGTCGCCGACGTGTTTCGCAGTGTGATATAGCGCGTGCGTTGCTTCACGGTGGGGATATGCTCGAGGTTCACAGCCTCGTAGTcaaagctgctgctcgacgccGTCACGCGCGGACCAAGTGCGATCCCACTAAGCTCCACCTGTAAAGAGTTGCCGTGCGCGCAGTCAATCTGAAAGGTGCTGAAGTCGATCACTCCGGGACTTCCAGGGGTGTAGTGAATGCGCACGGGCTGCACCACGCCGCGTGGCACGAGAAAGGTGCCGTCGTCATTCGGGTCGTCTTTCTCTAACGCCACCTTTCCTTCAACAGTGAAGCGGAAGGCGCACATAAGGCTTTCATCCACGCGCCGAATCCGCACTGACACGGGTACTGGCGAGGGGTTATAGAGGTGGATcagcttgctgctgctgttgctgcctctgtgttgctgcgcctccatTTGCACCACCAGCGTTCCCTCCTCCGTACTTGGCTCCTGGAAACAAATGTACGGGTGCTTGCCAATGCCTGATATCGTGAGGGTGGCGATTATGTCGTCTGTTCCTGTCAGCCGGCACACGGCCCGCGCCACCATTGTGCAGCCCTCTGTCGGCGTGAACAGGAGTGTGATGTGGATCATCTCCCCCTCAACCAGTACGGCGTGACTGGGCAGAATGCAGAACGGCACCGGGACTTCCCAGCTGAACTCCACCGGGGCGGTGCCGTtgttgtgcagctgcacctgcgcgtgcgcggtgGAGCCGACGGCGCAGTAGCCGAAGTCGTGGGTGGACGGAAGTGTCAGCTTCGCGTACGGCGTAAGACAGTCCAGCCGCACTTGGAAGGATCCTCGACCCTCTACAGTGATGGTGACGGCATCAtgcagctccaccagctcTGTGGGTCGGAAGGTGATAGCGATTTCGTGCGacacgccgctgctcagCATGATTGGCTCCGGAAAAGGAGTAAGGAAGATCTTGCGGTTCGTTGGCAGTGAAAGCTGAATGCTCTGCGAGGCACGGTCAACGTTCTTGACAAGGATCTTGCGCTTGTACTCCTTTCCGGGTTCCCACTCCTTCCATGTAAGGCGGTCTACGCAGTCTACCCCGAGggctcgctgccgctgctcgcggCGCGCCTTTCTCCCGGGCAGCTCCGACATCTTGCTGCTCTTCGTCAGCGATTACCAGTGCGCGAGTATGCGCGGGTTTGTGTGGATGAGCGTatcttttctccttcttccttcaGAGATTTTTTCGCCCTTCTTTGCGTCGCTGCGCAAGGGCACGATGAGATCCACAACCTTGACGCGTGCTCACTCAGTGATGTGGGATGATGTGTATGTTAATGggctctgtgtgcgtgtgtgggctcACCCAGAAAGAAGGAACGAAAAAACGCGTGCGCTTGCGAGTTgagcagacgcgcacacggcGGAAGTCGGTGCAGTAAAGGAGAGAACGCATGCGAGTACacaagaggggggaagggagaggagaaatgCACATCGAAAAATGTCCTGAGCGACTGGGGGGAGGTCGTTGCGGCccaagaggagagggagagagaccacATTTGATGTATTTTGATGtccgtctctcccccctttccgcGTTCTTTCGTCACTTCCCTATATTCCATCGTACTCCAAAACAGCGAATCGCATCAGCAGGGAAGGCCTGTCCCCTGATCGAGGTAACTTACGCGACACCGCGCAtacctttttcttcctcttcatTTATTTTGTACTGTTTCGGTATCACCACAGCACCCTTCTGATGTGAGCCACCTCAGTGTGTGGTATCTCAGGGTCCAGTACCCACTCTTTGTGGAGAAACCGAGGGCCTGCAGAATATCCTCGGGTGTACGGCTGTGCGGGAGAAGCATGGCGTCCACGATCAGGCTTAGACCAGTTCACTACGCATCGGGCCGACTATGCAATAAATAAGCGCACCCCaccgcttttcttttttttttttggggggaggggggctctTACTACTCTGCAGTGATGTCGAGCGTAATCCTGGACCTCGTCTGCGCTATATGCAGCACAACTTCAGTGGGCTGAGCGGCGCCAAAGCGGTACTGACTGGGCCAGCTCCTTGACACAGCCGTGGTGGAGCACAGAGGCATTAGGTGAGCTGTGGTTATAGGCGGGTAGTTGCTCACGTGTTCGTGGTAGAAGGGCACGTTGACGCGAAAACAATCGCCCGACAAAAAGAGAATCGTACCTCAGCATCAATAGAGACACGGAGACCGCAAGGTCGATGCGCGAGACGATGAGTTGTGCCGCAGTACCAAGAGAGACACAAGCTGGGACagcaacagaaaagaaatAACCACAGCAAAAGACACAGCAGAGCTCAGCCGTAGGAGGTCGAatcaaacgaaaaaaaaagtgcgGTGCAGCTACCAAGCATGCGGTCGCTTCCACTAGGTTAACAGTacaagaagggggagaggaggggggggggaggaagcgcAGATCAAGGAAACccgagctgcagcaccttcgaTACGCTATAACGCGGTCGGAGTCCTTTCTAAGGAAACACGCTTGAGAGCGACTTCGTGGCTGTTCTCTTGTTTGgcaccctccctctgtttGCCTTCACTTCCCTTCAGTGGACCGCCAACAGCGCAGCACGAGGTAGCCGAGTACAAGATAGACCACCATGCTGATCATGACAATCAGCGCATGTGGCCCAATGTCCTTGGCGTACATGCCTTGGGAGGCTGCGTACGCCGACCCAGATGTGATGCAAGGCACAAGGTCGGACGGCACCGGCTCGCAGACGAGGGACAGCCCCTCAAACTCGTTCGCTACAAGCGCCGAGAAAGCAAAACGGTCAAATGAGACGTACTTGATCCAGGACCACACGAGTGGGATGTTGTTCAGACTCACTAGCATGCCGCCTGTTGGCAGCAGAtacagcaccaacagcagcgaggtAAGTATGTTGGCGGTGGAGTAGTCCTTGGCCAGGTTCGACATGAGAAGGCAAAGAGCATAGCCGTTCAGCATGACTAAGGCGCTGACGCCGTTGAAGATAAGGAACTTTGCGACAGTGTGCTGCAGCCCAACCAGGAAGTAGACGATCACATTGAAGGCGAAGGTCACCAACACCCCGATAGGGATATCTTGAATGACCTTTCCCACGTAGTAGGCCGATGTACTGTACATGCCGTTGCGGTGCTCCCGCGCGTAGATGGCACGATCAGTCAGAAACATCTCCAAGCTGCCcagggaggagaaggtgctgaTCATCATTatgaaaaagagaacgcCCATGCGACTGCGAATGCTGTCCTGCGAGTTCCCAACTTGGTAGTAGATGGTGCCCGTGAGAAAGGCGAATACGATGGCAGACGTAATGGAGACGTACGTCGCGACAGGGTCACGACGACGATTGCGCAGATACCGCATGGCAATGCACGACACTTGTGTGGGCCAACTGCGGTAGTAGGCGCGGGCTGGGGATTCGGTCGTGGTTAAAGTCAGTGATGCCGCTCTggaggagcgctgcagcttgtTTATTTGCCGCAGAACAGCGGCTAGACGTAGAGAAgcaaaggcggcggcgatgtcgcGGCTTTGCGTTGACGCTGCCGACGACAGCCGTTCCAATCTCTCCTTGGAGCTGGCTGGCGGCGGGGGTAGGATGAGCTGACTCCCGTCTGTCATCGTCTCCACTGCCACcgactgctgttgctggtgtGACAAccactcctcttcctcaacTGGCAAAACGGAGACGGCGTCGATGAGGTAGTCGGCTGGGTTGCCCACGTAGCTGGGGGAGAGTCCGATCTGGGCAAGGAACCCCatcgcgtcagcagcgggaCCAAAGTACGCCTCCTCCCCGACCCCGTTTAGCAGCAGAATGCGGTCAAATGTCTCGTAGATGCGGAAGCGTGGTTGGTGGATGGAGAAGATGATAGCCACCCCCGAACGGGAGAGCGAGCGGAGAAGTGTGAGGAGATGAAGCGCTGTGAAGGTGTCAAGCCCGGTTGTCGGCTCATCCAGGAagagcagaggcggcgacgTCACCATCTCTACTGCTACGGCGCACCGCTTCCGCTCTCCCCCGCTGATGCCGCGCACCAATGCGCTGCCGATGCAGTTGTGGCGCACGTGGTCGATGCCCAGCTGCCGAAGCACCCGCGACACTCGCATCTCTAGTTCCTCGGTCGAGACGGTCTGTGGGGTGCGGAGGGTGGCAGAGAAGCGGaccgcctcctcgacggTCACATAACTGTGCATAAGATCGTCCTGCTGCACGTAGCCGCTGCAACGCCGGAATGCGGTCGACTCAATAGGCGCACCGTTCAGTAGAATACTACCGGTAATGCGGCCCTTGCCGCCCATCTTGCGCTGAGCTAAGATATCGAGCAGCGTCGTCTTGCCCGCCCCCGAGGGCCCGAGAACAGCGAGCATTTCGCCACTTTGGGCGTAGCCGGAGACATGCCGTATGAGGGTGCGGCTGTCGCCTTCTTCGGTGGAGCCGATGGTATAGCTGACATCTTCCCAGGTGAGCACGGTCTTGTGCTGCGAGGAGGCTGGCGGTGGCATGAACGACTTCGGCGAGGTGTGCGAGAGGTGTCGCAGCAGCCCAGCGTCTGCGCGAACGGtaggcggcgctggagacGACATTAGTACggcacacagaaagagcacaaagaagaacggtggcggagagggcgggtacggggggggggtgccggCAAGGTAGTGACGTTTATGAGAATGGAAGGAATGAGTTGTACTGGAGCAGGTGGGCAGGCAAGCGGGCGGATACGGTCCACCAGGGCCAGAGATAAAGTAAGAATACACCAAAGCAAAGCAAGAACACAACGGCACAGTCGGTGCGGTGATTACTGCAACACGCCTTTTTACCAGCTATGGAAACTCTACGCGTGTATGCGCTGTGATAGTGGCAAAGGTGTAGCGA is from Leishmania panamensis strain MHOM/PA/94/PSC-1 chromosome 35 sequence and encodes:
- a CDS encoding hypothetical protein (TriTrypDB/GeneDB-style sysID: LpmP.35.2950), whose protein sequence is MSELPGRKARREQRQRALGVDCVDRLTWKEWEPGKEYKRKILVKNVDRASQSIQLSLPTNRKIFLTPFPEPIMLSSGVSHEIAITFRPTELVELHDAVTITVEGRGSFQVRLDCLTPYAKLTLPSTHDFGYCAVGSTAHAQVQLHNNGTAPVEFSWEVPVPFCILPSHAVLVEGEMIHITLLFTPTEGCTMVARAVCRLTGTDDIIATLTISGIGKHPYICFQEPSTEEGTLVVQMEAQQHRGSNSSSKLIHLYNPSPVPVSVRIRRVDESLMCAFRFTVEGKVALEKDDPNDDGTFLVPRGVVQPVRIHYTPGSPGVIDFSTFQIDCAHGNSLQVELSGIALGPRVTASSSSFDYEAVNLEHIPTVKQRTRYITLRNTSATDAPFTWMNTLPGAAFTVVPHSGVVAAQSSLQVAITFQPTHPILYYRRLYLLIEGAKDVVGVDVLGSAYTSALRPPTLTLADVEAARLRMERGLGLLTPEELASIAAAAAAGDESIDSLQKNGQHNSVPASTLDIWRRIEEDVRSPGVVIRGAKRKMRFPLSSLETANGSVAIDTPFGVDAKPLYTFGGGGRIGSDSRGHLVTVMNTSSVTAVATWSLPAPHMCPYMIAPTQQAVPPHGSAVFQLQCNSSVSDELPPACTLECYVNYESMSAFYLAPDACVLPPQCFTVTCTSASIDVLTSAKQKSPSQQCTSNQISYARQVSLPACRLGGSSYQVIAFHNEAATPVHYKVAGIMLKQVSAVVAPPNTALVTPEREASAAAVAARAEQQEAGEAGEGVFSVYPAAGVVPALSRQLLVVKFSPSAMAQYAATARILWDENLPHSATSTTSAAALSSAAGTTYLSLFGEVCLPQLQWRQAGEGVTTPLSRLSLPPCCISGEAQHRAWVRNPTALPVEFRFDTSTELLGVLRMEPVRGVVPGGARLPVTLFFSPQQPRVFDGFLQLYVQDGTEEAAAPSTMQLQYRQQLRVRGEGVYANVEVEPRIIDIGEAADTREQQAALTLYNSGYCDVQYDVRAMLVHSGKPGGAATVVPRLHNSRGVLPARTHTTVLVAAQPAPGLTEFIVYAIVSGLSTIVADVQDAPTAEEAERHPHCRWRLRAAHPAVQVVDVDFPGVPRPLAWQQLSLNAINAQLATAAAEPGDRSNGVNASFQHYVSGLDPISMDLGVAHKGDCSVCLTVSLQNTGDCPAPFDVMLPTQHEANTERWCLDNAELASLHYIIDHGLVTVAPQHGSIDVGQTIQLEVRYVHDEVGVHRLPMLLRVGRGGRRVAVVLEGRTLPAEVRALNFHHQKVYELMPVALGDMEPPLQFITATNPFDVPVEYSVDLMALQEHAREHYGFPVFQCADPQGMVAPHGTIHIGFYFRPLEARRYHVSVLVQTAQGEGYYVDLVGCGYHPHKVAATSVMQWIEHALVQVPAIPPTLAARVHPAFLSDDVCTLGAVPYFTLCRRTCTLQLAPDCSTSMRYTWQADRPQRGDAQVVMRPSEGVLQPGEKKTLQVLFYAGSTSQVLERLMTCTVAPCAETRDGEEKQPGGGGGRPGRRATATPRPSANPSRRGGSGATSLSLLLQVRVMPRDDYEALYGSKKLNAAYTPILYSSHADPKSFSTPSSVASQTTAAPATTTEVRLVKGVMDELIRSVVAAPAVQNSFIALCAPRHVTYAKMRVLHAAKGTNAKVFPTAEPAVAAAPSWGNASSAVATEEVIEELLRNVLAKTVATV
- the ABCG6 gene encoding ABC transporter, putative (TriTrypDB/GeneDB-style sysID: LpmP.35.2960); the protein is MSSPAPPTVRADAGLLRHLSHTSPKSFMPPPASSQHKTVLTWEDVSYTIGSTEEGDSRTLIRHVSGYAQSGEMLAVLGPSGAGKTTLLDILAQRKMGGKGRITGSILLNGAPIESTAFRRCSGYVQQDDLMHSYVTVEEAVRFSATLRTPQTVSTEELEMRVSRVLRQLGIDHVRHNCIGSALVRGISGGERKRCAVAVEMVTSPPLLFLDEPTTGLDTFTALHLLTLLRSLSRSGVAIIFSIHQPRFRIYETFDRILLLNGVGEEAYFGPAADAMGFLAQIGLSPSYVGNPADYLIDAVSVLPVEEEEWLSHQQQQSVAVETMTDGSQLILPPPPASSKERLERLSSAASTQSRDIAAAFASLRLAAVLRQINKLQRSSRAASLTLTTTESPARAYYRSWPTQVSCIAMRYLRNRRRDPVATYVSITSAIVFAFLTGTIYYQVGNSQDSIRSRMGVLFFIMMISTFSSLGSLEMFLTDRAIYAREHRNGMYSTSAYYVGKVIQDIPIGVLVTFAFNVIVYFLVGLQHTVAKFLIFNGVSALVMLNGYALCLLMSNLAKDYSTANILTSLLLVLYLLPTGGMLVSLNNIPLVWSWIKYVSFDRFAFSALVANEFEGLSLVCEPVPSDLVPCITSGSAYAASQGMYAKDIGPHALIVMISMVVYLVLGYLVLRCWRSTEGK